A single Anopheles funestus chromosome 2RL, idAnoFuneDA-416_04, whole genome shotgun sequence DNA region contains:
- the LOC125764078 gene encoding cell growth regulator with RING finger domain protein 1-like, whose product MSAFSTLAFSAAEITNLLPLTAVIVCIGATIMFLIKAAVILRVQADDVLRPSNVTQQNHNVHVPRLKMTRVHIPFTFRLLDAGNNSFDEVRLAVSSQVKYSLQAFWGVSIRELHVSLWRTWNDLREASNSHIVDSSYCQQLATNVRCCQPHTEHIIALQSPKPPLILGAPPRLSYPLVVFMIRETEPEELLHPDETVILVNVVHLRDPVCPLPTSVLAQYLKQASGQLSCLKQLYLATGDPMTADEATTTGAGCNTNAGNGGGIGTAGTTVPTGTLSLAEPVACAGNNEPLLCSDSTPRDCPVGEQLCVVCHYFPLSRALLPCRHTCICAVCFSKLDRCPMCRATITSYFCIRTEEYLPANTTNELKVNSKPKGTVHWLDALNDRLTDFLGFR is encoded by the exons ATGAGTGCGTTTAGTACGTTAGCATTCTCCGCGGCGGAAATCACCAACCTGCTTCCGCTGACAGCAGTGATCGTGTGCATCGGTGCCACGATCATGTTCCTGATCAA GGCCGCCGTAATACTTCGAGTGCAGGCCGATGACGTGTTAAGGCCGTCGAACGTAACGCAGCAGAATCACAACGTGCATGTACCGCGCCTCAAAATGACCCGTGTCCACATACCGTTCACATTTCGGCTACTCGACGCGGGAAACAATTCGTTTGACG AGGTACGCCTAGCGGTGTCCAGTCAGGTGAAATACTCGCTGCAAGCGTTCTGGGGTGTTTCTATCCGCGAGCTGCATGTGTCACTGTGGAGAACGTGGAACGATCTCCGGGAGGCATCGAATTCGCACATCGTCGATTCCAGCTACTGTCAGCAACTGGCAACTAACGTAAG ATGCTGTCAACCGCATACGGAGCACATCATCGCACTGCAATCCCCAAAGCCACCATTGATTTTGGGCGCTCCTCCTAGGCTATCATACCCGTTGGTAGTGTTTATGATCCGTGAAACTGAACCAGAAGAGCTACTGCATCCGGATGAGACA GTAATTCTGGTAAATGTCGTCCATCTGCGGGATCCGGTCTGTCCACTGCCGACGTCAGTTTTGGCCCAGTACTTAAAGCAGGCGAGCGGTCAACTATCTTGCTTGAAG CAACTCTATCTGGCCACCGGTGATCCAATGACGGCAGACGAAGCAACGACCACTGGTGCTGGCTGTAATACCAACGCTGGCAATGGTGGTGGAATTGGCACCGCAGGAACAACCGTCCCTACCGGAACACTATCGCTCGCGGAACCGGTAGCCTGTGCCGGCAATAATGAACCACTGCTCTGTTCAGATTCGACCCCACGGGACTGCCCGGTAGGGGAGCAGCTGTGCGTTGTGTGCCATTACTTTCCACTTTCCCGAGCGTTACTACCGTGCCGACACACGTGCATCTGCGCAGTTTGTTTCT cCAAACTGGACCGGTGTCCCATGTGTCGGGCCACGATAACGAGCTACTTCTGCATACGAACCGAGGAATATTTACCGGCCAACACGACAAACGAGCTTAAGGTCAACAGCAAACCGAAAGGAACCGTTCACTGGCTGGACGCGCTCAACGATCGGCTAACCGATTTTCTCGGCTTTCGGTGA
- the LOC125764070 gene encoding helicase SKI2W, producing MSFDPAWLNEPPPIVKDTEDLLRAYILEPEIPIHEPKPYFEPRHPSTDQLYDIPHAPIITRIVPERCPETGKVLDFVETAVQNAGSTAKNSMSLQREPTELLDSARGSASYFPFWPGGFDEPETILANIVPSPMFDVNLKSCPPGFATGVEFEKSNGDGDRTESIDNGGVIDLLSAIGSEEDFDLFSEKQPKNVATAASPLQRELPKDIDEESLLAVDRANAEGQVLKISNVSSNAVQSAEWAEMIDISKPVDDFYVKIPVMAHRFPFELDIFQKQAILKLEEHNHVFVAAHTSAGKTVVAEYAIALSKKHMTKTIYTSPIKALSNQKYRDFRTTFQDVGLITGDIQIDPTASCLIMTTEILRSMLYCGSDITRDLEYVIFDEVHYITDSDRGHVWEEVLILLPDHVCIVMLSATVPNTIEFANWVGKTKKKRVWVVSTAKRPVPLEHYLYTGFGGKSKDDSFLIVNEQSQFLQAGYQRAKESCEARQAKNATRRTGPYSQRQEQTLWVGLIDHLQKKEKLPVVAFTLSRNRCDNNAEALMSCDLTTAREKYAVTSFFQQCVQRLIPPDRALPQVVQMQSCLERGIGIHHSGILPILKEIVEMLFARGLVKILFATETFAMGVNMPARTVIFDSTRKFDGQSVRPLQPSEYTQMAGRAGRRGLDKTGTVIIICKQNLPTDAELKTMILGKPIRLESQFRLTYAMMLYLLRVELVSVENMMLHSFREFGKRLQMPQSKLELNKVQEKVSALSKLSDNLKPLCEFYETANSYIELWNELLPKQLCQPKAINDLKVGRVVVVTDKHHYNKLGILLCVSLQSHCDMKLVVLVLDHQVKTSGSGPPEAGLDRGTLWHRMLSLALPYQTFLPEGVGGHCVLTLAPANVIEVTKHTIKCDANNIIRSWENRQIPRFRDAPPSQSTVEAVATLAELNATLVQTGSATGTLECVRFQRDLSNLELTEQLKVAQERLNQWLPYTNIADFEHEFALVFDRKQLERKLDELKYQASYESMSLYPDYCRKLQVLQELKYIDDMQQVAMKGRVACEMGQNELMITELVMRNILTDLQPAEIAALLSSLVFQAKTDVKPKLTETLLKAEAQFREVENVIRLVERQYGVTDVSKKEELNFGLTEVVYEWARNKPFAEIMTLTDIKEGIIVRCIQQLNETLCNVKDAARIIGDPVLQSKMEEASNAIKRDIVFAASLYTSSTPIVIGDV from the exons ATGAGTTTCGAT CCGGCCTGGTTGAATGAACCGCCTCCGATCGTGAAGGATACAGAAGATCTGCTGCGAGCGTACATTCTTGAACCGGAAATCCCGATACACGAGCCGAAGCCCTACTTTGAACCACGCCATCCCTCCACAGACCAGCTATACGACATTCCCCACGCACCAATCATTACGCGCATCGTACCGGAACGATGCCCGGAGACGGGAAAGGTATTAGATTTTGTCGAAACAGCGGTACAAAATGCGGGCTCGACTGCTAAAAACTCCATGTCGCTCCAGCGCGAACCGACCGAATTGCTCGATTCGGCCCGAGGATCTGCCTCGTACTTTCCATTTTGGCCCGGTGGATTCGATGAGCCGGAAACCATCCTCGCAAACATAGTGCCTAGTCCGATGTTTGACGTAAATTTAAAATCGTGTCCTCCCGGGTTTGCCACTGGCGTAGAGTTTGAAAAAAGCAATGGCGACGGTGACCGAACGGAAAGTatcgataacggaggtgtgaTCGATCTCCTGTCGGCCATTGGTAGTGAAGAAGATTTTGATCTGTTTTCGGAGAAACAGCCAAAGAATGTGGCCACAGCAGCATCACCCCTGCAAAGGGAGCTGCCGAAGGATATCGACGAGGAAAGTTTGCTCGCCGTAGACAGGGCGAATGCCGAGGGACAGgtgttgaaaatttctaaCGTCAGTAGCAACGCAGTCCAGTCGGCCGAATGGGCCGAAATGATCGATATTTCCAAACCGGTGGATGATTTTTACGTCAAAATCCCCGTGATGGCGCACCGATTTCCGTTCGAGCTGGATATCTTCCAGAAGCAAGCGATCTTAAAACTCGAGGAGCACAACCACGTGTTCGTGGCGGCACACACATCCGCTGGCAAAACGGTCGTGGCCGAGTATGCGATTGCACTGTCGAAGAAACACATGACAAAAACGATCTACACCTCTCCGATCAAGGCACTGTCCAATCAGAAGTACCGTGACTTCCGTACTACCTTCCAGGATGTGGGTCTCATTACCGGTGACATACAGATCGATCCGACCGCTTCCTGCCTTATCATGACGACGGAGATTCTACGCTCCATGCTGTACTGTGGCAGCGACATTACGCGTGATCTCGAGTATGTCATCTTCGATGAGGTACACTACATTACCGATTCCGATCGGGGGCACGTGTGGGAGGAGGTACTAATTCTGCTTCCCGATCACGTGTGCATCGTGATGTTAAGCGCTACCGTGCCCAACACGATCGAGTTTGCGAATTGGGTAGGCAAGACGAAGAAGAAGCGCGTGTGGGTCGTAAGTACTGCGAAACGACCGGTTCCGCTCGAGCACTATCTGTACACCGGGTTCGGTGGTAAATCGAAGGACGATTCGTTCCTGATTGTGAACGAGCAAAGCCAGTTCCTGCAGGCAGGTTACCAGCGGGCGAAGGAAAGCTGTGAAGCGAGGCAAGCTAAAAATGCGACTCGCCGAACCGGTCCATACAGCCAGCGGCAGGAACAGACGCTCTGGGTCGGTTTGATCGATCATCTGCAGAAGAAGGAGAAGCTTCCGGTGGTGGCATTCACACTGTCACGCAATCGATGTGACAACAATGCGGAGGCACTCATGTCTTGCGATCTTACGACGGCTCGCGAGAAGTACGCAGTCACATCCTTCTTCCAGCAGTGCGTGCAGCGGCTAATTCCACCCGATCGTGCACTACCGCAGGTGGTGCAGATGCAGAGCTGCCTCGAGCGAGGCATCGGTATCCACCACAGTGGCATTCTGCCCATTCTGAAGGAGATTGTGGAGATGCTGTTTGCCCGCGGGCTGGTAAAGATTCTTTTTGCCACGGAAACGTTTGCGATGGGTGTGAATATGCCCGCCAGAACGGTCATATTCGACAGTACGCGCAAGTTCGACGGGCAATCGGTGCGGCCTCTGCAACCTTCGGAGTACACACAAATGGCCGGCCGTGCCGGACGGCGTGGACTCGACAAAACCGGCACGGTAATTATCATTTGCAAGCAAAACTTGCCCACGGATGCGGAGCTTAAGACGATGATCCTCGGCAAACCGATACGGCTGGAATCACAGTTCCGGCTCACGTACGCCATGATGCTGTACCTGTTGCGCGTCGAGTTGGTTTCGGTGGAGAACATGATGCTGCACAGCTTCCGCGAGTTTGGCAAAAGGCTACAGATGCCCCAAAGTAAGCTCGAGCTGAACAAAGTGCAGGAGAAGGTGTCCGCGCTAAGCAAGCTGAGCGACAATCTGAAGCCTTTGTGTGAGTTCTACGAAACGGCCAACAGTTACATTGAGCTGTGGAACGAACTGCTG cCCAAACAACTGTGCCAACCGAAGGCAATAAACGACCTAAAGGTGGGCCGTGTTGTGGTGGTGACGGATAAGCATCATTACAACAAGCTGGGCATACTGTTGTGCGTCTCGCTACAATCCCACTGTGACATGAAACTGGTCGTGCTGGTGCTGGACCATCAGGTGAAAACATCCGGTTCCGGCCCGCCGGAAGCCGGCCTCGACAGAGGAACGCTTTGGCATAGGATGCTCTCGCTAGCGCTTCCGTACCAAACGTTCCTACCGGAAGGCGTTGGTGGACACTGCGTGCTTACGCTTGCACCTGCCAACGTGATCGAAGTCACCAAGCATACGATCAAGTGTGACGCGAACAATATCATCCGCAGCTGGGAAAACCGTCAGATTCCGCGCTTTCGTGATGCGCCACCGTCCCAGAGCACCGTCGAGGCAGTGGCTACTTTGGCCGAGCTAAATGCGACGCTGGTACAAACCGGTTCCGCGACGGGCACGTTAGAGTGCGTACGTTTCCAGCGCGATCTGAGCAATCTGGAGCTGACGGAGCAGCTGAAAGTGGCCCAGGAACGGTTGAATCAGTGGCTGCCGTACACAAACATCGCAGATTTCGAGCACGAATTTGCGCTCGTGTTCGATCGCAAGCAGCTGGAGCGAAAGCTGGACGAGCTCAAGTACCAGGCGTCGTATGAAAGTATGTCACTGTATCCGGACTACTGCCGAAAGTTGCAAGTGCTCCAGGAACTGAAGTACATTGACGACATGCAGCAAG TGGCCATGAAGGGACGGGTTGCCTGCGAGATGGGACAGAACGAGCTGATGATTACGGAGCTGGTGATGCGTAACATACTGACCGATCTGCAGCCAGCCGAAATTGCTGCCCTGCTTTCCAGTCTCGTGTTTCAAGCCAAAACGGACGTTAAGCCAAAACTCACCGAAACACTGCTGAAG GCCGAGGCACAGTTCCGTGAGGTGGAGAACGTTATCCGGCTAGTCGAGCGACAGTACGGTGTTACCGACGTGTCGAAAAAGGAGGAACTGAACTTCGGGCTTACCGAGGTAGTTTACGAGTGGGCCCGAAATAAACCGTTCGCTGAAATTATGACGCTAACGGACATCAAGGAGGGTATCATTGTCCGTTGCATCCAGCAGCTGAATGAAACGCTCTGCAACGTGAAGGATGCGGCACGGATCATCGGTGATCCGGTGCTGCAAAGCAAGATGGAGGAAGCATCGAATGCGATCAAGCGTGACATCGTGTTTGCGGCCAGTTTATACACCTCGAGCACACCGATCGTTATTGGGGATGTGTAG